Proteins found in one Coffea eugenioides isolate CCC68of unplaced genomic scaffold, Ceug_1.0 ScVebR1_2;HRSCAF=14, whole genome shotgun sequence genomic segment:
- the LOC113757340 gene encoding 60S ribosomal protein L4-like — MEADANSLPLPDVMKAPIRPNILQDVHRDISKNSRQPYAVSRSAGHQTSTESWGTGRAVSRISRVPGGGTHCAGQGAHGNMCRGGRMFVPTKIRRCWHCKVPVNKKRYAVVSTIAASAVPSLVMACGHRIKSVLQIPCVISDSAEAMEKTSNAISLLKKIRAYPDAKKAKDGQGICPGKGKMHIIRQYY, encoded by the coding sequence ATGGAGGCCGACGCTAACTCCCTCCCTCTGCCTGACGTCATGAAAGCCCCAATCCGGCCCAACATCCTCCAAGACGTTCATCGCGACATCTCCAAGAACTCTCGCCAACCCTACGCCGTCTCTAGGTCCGCCGGCCACCAAACCTCCACCGAGTCCTGGGGTACTGGTCGCGCTGTTTCCCGTATCTCTCGTGTTCCTGGCGGCGGTACTCACTGTGCCGGCCAGGGTGCCCATGGCAACATGTGCCGCGGCGGCCGCATGTTTGTTCCGACCAAGATCCGGCGCTGTTGGCACTGCAAGGTCCCAGTCAACAAGAAACGGTATGCCGTGGTTTCTACCATCGCCGCCTCTGCAGTGCCTTCCCTTGTCATGGCCTGCGGCCACCGCATCAAGTCTGTCCTGCAAATCCCCTGTGTGATCTCCGATTCAGCTGAGGCCATGGAGAAAACCTCCAACGCTATCAGTCTTCTCAAGAAAATTAGGGCTTACCCCGATGCTAAGAAGGCTAAGGACGGCCAGGGTATCTGCCCAGGAAAGGGTAAGATGCACATTATTAGACAATACTACTAG